The Sulfurovum riftiae DNA segment CCATGTTGGCTTCATTGCAAAGTTTTAAAGCGTTTAAAAGCAGCGGAAAGCTTTTTGTAAAAGATTTTGATGATCTGGAAGAATATTATGATGATATCGTCAATATAGAAAATGAGGCAGTTAAATATCTTGATAGTGTGATTGCTACAGGGGAGCTGATAGGGGAGAATGACTCCAAGTTTTTAAAGTTTGAAGAGGTTTTGAAAGACCTTCACTCCCAAAAGATCAAACAGATGATCGTCTTCTCTTTTTTTAAAAAGACACTGGATTATCTTGAAGAGAAGCTGTTGGACTTAGGATACAAAGTTGGTAAGATTCATGGAGATTTCAGTGTAGAAGAGCGGTTTGGCATTATTAAAGCATTTAAAAAAGGAGATTTTGATATTTTGCTCTCTTCCGAAGTGGGGAGTGAAGGGCTTGATATGCAGTTCTGTAATGTGGTCATCAATTATGACCTGCCCTGGAATCCCATGAGGGTGGAGCAGCGTATTGGGCGTATAGACCGTATAGGTCAGAAGTTCGATAAACTTCATATTTTCAATCTCTGTATTGTCGGTTCCATTGAGGACAGAATCTATAACAGGCTGTACAGTAAGCTGGGTATTTTTGAAAATTCCATAGGTGAGCTGGAGCCTATTTTGGGAGAATTGGAAAAACAGCTCAATATTTCAGAGCTTATCGACCTTTCGCAAGAGGAGATAGATGCGAAGATACATTTGACCCAGTTGGCTTTACAGCGTCAGGAACTGGAGATCAGGGAGCAGAACAGTGAAGTAGAAAAGTTGCTGAATGATGATATCAATTATAAAGCAGAAGAGGATATGTTACTGAGTCCTGTAAAAATAAATAGTTTACAGTCTCAAAGTAAGCGGGTATTCGTACATTTTCTGGAAGAGCATGGCATTAACTATATGGAACTCAAAGAGGGGAGCATCAAGCTCTCTTTCGAGAATTTAAAAAAACTCATTACCCTTCTTAAAGCAAATATGAGCGATAAAAGAACCATACAGTACAGAGAAGAGCAAAAAATACTCAAAAAGATTTACCGCTACAAAGAGCTAAAAATCAGTTTTACGACCAACAATAATGATGCGTTTCAAACTTTGTATCTCTATTTGAACCATCCGATCATTTCCATAATGACAAAAGGGAAGAGTCATAAAATTGTTTACTCCATTGTTTCAAACAAAAGGTATAATGAGGGGTATGCTGTTGTGTACAGAGCTGATTTTAAGCAGCTGAAACCCAAGTCTATGATACGGACGATCATTTTAGATAAAGATCTTTCTTTGGTGGACGAAGTGGATTATTTTGAGTTTATCAGTGCATGTGATGAAGGTGATCTACAAAGCAGTATGGATGTTGAAAAAGTAAAAAGTGCTGGAAGTGCATTTATCATCAGAAGTATAGAGAAGCAAAAAGCGATAGAGTCTATGAATCAAAACAGGCAGATAGAGATCAAGATCAATTCCATAAGCAACTACTTCCAAAAGCAGATCGCTAAAGTGGAGAGGCTGAAACAGAAGGTTTTGCAGGAGGATGTGATGCGTATGCGGATAGCGGAGATAGAAAATCTGAAACTTCAGAGAGAT contains these protein-coding regions:
- a CDS encoding helicase-related protein: MQKGIYLPTNQNTIILNELGNYCEILLDGEYKTVSREDIEVHTKQTIFSSLETLKENIFLNCIKNPLSDILYSYNTNRLTPEPHQYKPLIKFLYSDNNRILIADEVGLGKTIEAGMIFKEIDKREELKVSLIVVPSSLTLKWQEEFSIRFDEYFEIKKTNQFLYFIDEFDTHSSTKFRNEKIIISYHTLRDVRVMEKLKNSFFEVDFLIMDEAHAMRNANTSTFEGGQLITSVAEHIVFLTATPVQNSLDDLFSILSLLDEDYFKDYGYFLKMIRPNGTIHKLIAMIRNNYSLEEIKQYIEESLYKASLERLESVFGRILGLAQITNKDKVELIDMLMKEDHLSFIINRSKKKDVGRSIPRNATSVIVEITEEEQAYYDAVIEFVKFIYPHVPQGFITIMPERMASSSMLASLQSFKAFKSSGKLFVKDFDDLEEYYDDIVNIENEAVKYLDSVIATGELIGENDSKFLKFEEVLKDLHSQKIKQMIVFSFFKKTLDYLEEKLLDLGYKVGKIHGDFSVEERFGIIKAFKKGDFDILLSSEVGSEGLDMQFCNVVINYDLPWNPMRVEQRIGRIDRIGQKFDKLHIFNLCIVGSIEDRIYNRLYSKLGIFENSIGELEPILGELEKQLNISELIDLSQEEIDAKIHLTQLALQRQELEIREQNSEVEKLLNDDINYKAEEDMLLSPVKINSLQSQSKRVFVHFLEEHGINYMELKEGSIKLSFENLKKLITLLKANMSDKRTIQYREEQKILKKIYRYKELKISFTTNNNDAFQTLYLYLNHPIISIMTKGKSHKIVYSIVSNKRYNEGYAVVYRADFKQLKPKSMIRTIILDKDLSLVDEVDYFEFISACDEGDLQSSMDVEKVKSAGSAFIIRSIEKQKAIESMNQNRQIEIKINSISNYFQKQIAKVERLKQKVLQEDVMRMRIAEIENLKLQRDKKMAELEKQKEIRSSFEILGILGIE